The Pedobacter ginsengisoli region CGCAGTTTTTCCAATATCTGCTACTGCACTTGAAGCTACATCGGTATGTTTTATTGATCTAGATTTCTTTATGTCGACCCTTAAAATAAACTCAGAGCTTACTTTTCAATTGATGATGTTTTATGCCGATGAGTTACAAGAGTCGGAACGTAGGATGCGGAATCTTGCACATATGTCTGTTAAAGGCCGTTTGGCTTTATCTATAATCCAGCTTAAAGATCAATTTGGAGTAAATGACAGGGGACATATCAATATTACGCTTAGCAGACAGGACCTTGCAGCTTTTACCGGAACAACATACGAAACTGTTTTCAGGATGATGAATGAACTAGTTAAAGAAGATCTGATATCGGTTACCGGAAAAGCAATAAGTGTTAAAGATCCCAGAGGTTTAAAGGCATTAACACTTATTGCATAAACTTTAAAACTTATATCCTAAGCCCACTCCAACGTTCCATTTTCCATCTTTAGTACTTGTTTTTGCCGTATAAAGCATGGGCATTTGTAAAGCAATGTGCTTATAAATTGCGGTTACCCCACAGCCTAGAGAAGGCATAATAATTGCATTTTTAGGTGCATTGCCTGCCGACTTATCTTCTTTAATTTTTAAACTGGGTAATAAGCCAACTAATAAACTGAACGGTTTGCTGGTGAATTTAATGGCTGGCCCTGTGCAGTTTATTGCAGCACCATGATCAATATAGCTTAATACCACAACCCCTTCAAATAGAGTAGGTTTAATTTGACTTGTTTGAGCTTTTCCTTTAAAATTGAGCATGCAGAGTGCCAGTACGCCATAAATGGCAATTTGTAATTGTGCTTTCATGAAATGATAATTTAAATGTGAACTTAATTGCTTGTTTTTGCTCGTAAATAGTTGGCGGTATTGTAATTGGAAAATTTCTCTTTCTCTTTTATTTCAATAGTTTTATAGTTGGATTCTTTAATTATTCTATGCATTGAAAAATGGGTAAGCTCTGAAGTATCGATGATCTTTATAAGAGCTTTTAATGTTTCGGCAGGATAAACTGCACATAGTGGTTCCATAAAACCATCGCATTGGTACAAATAGTAATCAAAATGAGGGTTTATGTAATAGTTCTTCTTTAATTCCTGCAGTGTATCAACATCCATATCTATCATGTCGCAGGCCAGTAGCATTAAGTCATCATCAGGGTAATATTGATGCACACTTAATAAACCTTTAAGTGGCCCTTTAACGTTTATGGTGTCTATTATCAGTTTTTCTGTATTATAAATGTGGTTGTACTTTGGCAACTGAGTCTGGTTAATGGATATTACTACAGGGATATCCAGTTCTGCAAGTTTTGCCTCGGCATGTTGAGCCCAGGTAAGGGAACCAACTGATAAAAGGCCTTTGTCTGATCCCATTCTTTTACTTTCTCCACCGCATAATACTACACCTATCATAATATATCTTCGAATTCGTAAATGTGTTTGTTAACGTCGCCGGTGTCTTTATGGCAATTACAATTGCCTCCCCATTCCTTTGTCCCGTCTGTAAAGAATTCACATTTCCATATTGGGGCCTCGTGTTTAATTCTATCTATTATATAACGGTTAGCTGCGTAGGCTTCGGCTCTGTGTGCAGAAGCTGTAATTACAACAACTGCTGCTTCCATAATCCCGACTTTTCCTGTTCTGTGCTGAGCTACAGCTATATTAAGCCTCCATCTATTTTTTGCATCAATTAAAATGCTTTCGATCATTTTAGAGGCCATGGAAGTGTGAGCTTCATATTCCAGAAAATCGACTGTTTTCCCGACATTATTATCCCTCACATCGCCACTGAACAATACTACAGCTCCGGCAGCCGGATGATGCGCTTTTTGAAGCAATCCTACCAGGTCTAAATCTTTATTTGTTATATAGTCCATATTAACCTCCGCTGCTAGGTGGTATGATAACAATGTTGTCGGTGCCTGTAAGTTCATAATGGTCTGCTACAAACTCATCGTGCACGGCAAAACGACATATTTTAAGTATTTTAGAAGAGGCGGGATTTATGATGGTCAAATGTGCCCTAAGCTCTTCAATTGTTTTTAGCCTCTCGTTAATTTCAAACTCTTTGCTGAAATATTCCTTTAAAATTGCAAAAACCTCGATTCTCATTTTTTATCCTCCTATATGAAGCATGCTTAACTTACTTCCTGTGAATTTTATAGATTGTTTTTGTGCCAGTGCTTCTCTTAATTTGAAATCAAAACCAGCGGTATTTGTATGGGCAATAGAAACCGGATTGTTGTTGCTTAGGCAACCATAGATGTTTCCGTAAGCGTCAAGTCGTAACCGATTACAATCGGCGCAAAAGGGGTGACTTTCATTAGCTATTATTCCAAAATGGTGACCTTCTTCGGTTCTCCAGTAATTGGCCGTTGCACTATCCGATCTGCTTACCGGGCTGAAATTATAATACCTGTTTATAAGAGACAATATGTCTTTTTGTGAGAAAAAATACTCATCAATCTTACCGTGCAAATGGCCCATCGACATGATTTCCAGAAAACGAATTTTAATGTTTTTACTAAAAGCAAACTTTAATAGTGGGATTACCTGGTTGTCGTTCATCCCTTTCATAATCACAGCATTTAATTTTACTTCTATGCCTTCGTTTATTGCGGCTTCAATTCCGCTAAGTGTTTGTTCTAATCCATGTCGTCTACTCATTTTAAAGAAGGTTAAAGGATCAATAGCATCCAATGATACATTAACAGAGCGTAAACCAGCGGCTTTTAAAGCCGGAGCCATTTTTTGAAGCAAAAGTCCGTTGGTAGTTAAATTCAGGTTACCTATTCCAAGGTCCCTTGTTCCTGTAATTAGGGTGGTAAGCTCTTTATAAAGCAATGGCTCGCCTCCTGTAAAACGTATTGTTGTTAGCTCTAACCTTGCATGCAGGCGCTTAATCAGGTTTAGCATTTCATGAACTGAAATTACATTAGACTCATGTTTGGTGTAATTTTCTTTGCTTTCATCGTTACCATAAGTACAATATGTGCAGGCCAGATTGCAGGTGTTTATCAGGCTTATTCTAAGCGTTTTGAAAGTTCTTCCTAAATTATCCCTAAGTGCCGTCATTACATAAAAAATATTAGTTTACATGATGCAATTGCCAGAACTGCAGTTAGCAGGTAGCGTACTGTGATTTGAGGAAAGCGCCAGCTACCCCAGTACGAACCAGTAAAGCCACCTGCCGCAGCCATTAAAAACCATAAAGCCGATGAGGAGGTTATGGTGATTTCGGTGGAGTTGCCAAGCAGTCCGCCAAGAGAATTTAAAACTATAAAAAGTGCTGATGCCGCCGCTGCTTCTTTGGCATTAGCCCATGATAATAAGATGAGAACGGGACTTAGAAATATGCCTCCGCCAATGTTTAGCATTCCGGAAAGAAAACCAATTACTGCCCCAATAATTAATGCAGGAACTACGACAACTTTCTTTTTCTCTTCTTTTACATCAGGGGTAATTCCAAGTAATTTAATTATTGGCAGCACCAATGCCAGTCCTAGCAAAATGTTGTATACGTTTCCATGAATTGGGAATTTGGAACCGATAAAGGCACAGGGGATAGAGGTTATTAAAAAGGTTCTGCATAATTTCCACTTAAAGTATCCTGATCTCCAGAATTGATAAAATGCCATGCCGGCCACAATAATGTTTAAAACAAGAATTAGAGGTTTATAGGTAGTAACCGGAATGGCAAATAGCGAGAGCACAGCTATATAGCCACTTGCACCACCATGACCTACAGAAGAATACAGGAAACCTACTAAAAATAAAGATAATGCTATGCTAATGTCTAATGCCATAATTTTAAACTGTTAATACTGATTCTTTATGAATTGGAATAATATCTGATTTTGGAGCCCCGCACATTGCACAGCTGTAATCTTCTTTTAAATCTGAAAAGCTGGTGCCGGGTAATATCCCATTCGCCTCGTCGCCCCATATTTCATCGTATATGGTTAAGCAATGATTGCACTGGTGAACAATAACATGTTCAACTTCGGTAACCAATTCTGAGTCATAATAATTGTTTGCCGAAGAGATTTCTGATAAAGTTTGGAGCTCATAATAATTGTTGCAGAGCTGCATCAATTCCTGAGCTAATGATGCTCTTAAAATGTTGCTTTTATAAAGTGTAAAATTCTTTGAATTGGGGTTGAAATCTGTAGTATGCAGAATATCGAATTTACATTCCTCTTCTTCATTGCTATTGGTGCATTTTCTGATAATTACCGATCCAAAAAGACCACTTTTAGGATTCGTTTTAACCGCAAAACAAAGTTTGAAGGTTCTTAAATCTACCTTGTTAAACTCAGTAATGAGCTCGCGTTTAAGGTTAAGTCCATATTCGCACAGATCCTCGCTTTGCCAATTTAGCTCGTTGGAAGCATGACGTACATTTATGCGGTTCTTATCCAGTACGGCATTCCATAGTTTTTTGTCGTCTGTTTCTACGCCTTTAATGATAATTGATTTCCAAGGAGTAGTATACAGCTGGCCTATGCGTGTTTTTGCACAGATTGCGCAAAGGTCTTTAAGAAATGATACCGGAAATAATTCATTTCTACGGTAAATTCCCAGCCAATATTTGTCATTGTATTTATTGAAGCCCTCGTAGTAAGGTAATTGAAAATCAGGTAGTTTTAGCGGAGCGGAGAGTGGTTGGTATAAAATGCTTCCTTTTAATTTTACTTCATTTTCCAGTAGTTGTCCATCAATACTTACCTGATCATAAAACAAGTTTTTATTGTTAAATATTGCATCTTCAACAAGTTTACTAAGGGTGCCAATATCTTCAGAGTAAATTAAGGACGACCAGCAATAAATGATGTTAGTTCTTGGAAAGCGAATGTATAAATACCAATAGTTGCCAATCTCTGATGAGATAAAGTTTAGATTTCCGGTGAAAAATGGAATTAAGGTTTGACTGTTGTCTGCCAGGTTGATTTTTAGTCTTGGTGTATAATTAAAAGAATCCAAAATGTCTCTGTAAACTCCTTCGCGAAGCCAATTTGAATTGTTAAATATATCTTCTGTTACATAAGAGCTAATGATGTTTGGCTGTTTATCAGTGTCAATTTCAAACTCAGTATCTGATATAAAGAACCCATGTTCTATATCTTCCAGTTTATCCTCATCAGCAGAAAAATAAAGCTGCTGTCTGGTGCCGAATCTTACGTTTTCAATCCC contains the following coding sequences:
- a CDS encoding Crp/Fnr family transcriptional regulator gives rise to the protein MKKNTKACDLQSCLMCRLVLKEWKLPIETHRKNFLVKKGEVIIKEGDTVNGIYFVNKGKVKIHKTWGDKELIIRFASNGAIIGHRGLSTRSAVFPISATALEATSVCFIDLDFFMSTLKINSELTFQLMMFYADELQESERRMRNLAHMSVKGRLALSIIQLKDQFGVNDRGHINITLSRQDLAAFTGTTYETVFRMMNELVKEDLISVTGKAISVKDPRGLKALTLIA
- a CDS encoding molybdenum cofactor guanylyltransferase, which translates into the protein MIGVVLCGGESKRMGSDKGLLSVGSLTWAQHAEAKLAELDIPVVISINQTQLPKYNHIYNTEKLIIDTINVKGPLKGLLSVHQYYPDDDLMLLACDMIDMDVDTLQELKKNYYINPHFDYYLYQCDGFMEPLCAVYPAETLKALIKIIDTSELTHFSMHRIIKESNYKTIEIKEKEKFSNYNTANYLRAKTSN
- a CDS encoding molybdenum cofactor biosynthesis protein MoaE, with the protein product MDYITNKDLDLVGLLQKAHHPAAGAVVLFSGDVRDNNVGKTVDFLEYEAHTSMASKMIESILIDAKNRWRLNIAVAQHRTGKVGIMEAAVVVITASAHRAEAYAANRYIIDRIKHEAPIWKCEFFTDGTKEWGGNCNCHKDTGDVNKHIYEFEDIL
- a CDS encoding MoaD/ThiS family protein, which codes for MRIEVFAILKEYFSKEFEINERLKTIEELRAHLTIINPASSKILKICRFAVHDEFVADHYELTGTDNIVIIPPSSGG
- a CDS encoding GTP 3',8-cyclase MoaA; this encodes MTALRDNLGRTFKTLRISLINTCNLACTYCTYGNDESKENYTKHESNVISVHEMLNLIKRLHARLELTTIRFTGGEPLLYKELTTLITGTRDLGIGNLNLTTNGLLLQKMAPALKAAGLRSVNVSLDAIDPLTFFKMSRRHGLEQTLSGIEAAINEGIEVKLNAVIMKGMNDNQVIPLLKFAFSKNIKIRFLEIMSMGHLHGKIDEYFFSQKDILSLINRYYNFSPVSRSDSATANYWRTEEGHHFGIIANESHPFCADCNRLRLDAYGNIYGCLSNNNPVSIAHTNTAGFDFKLREALAQKQSIKFTGSKLSMLHIGG
- a CDS encoding sulfite exporter TauE/SafE family protein, which encodes MALDISIALSLFLVGFLYSSVGHGGASGYIAVLSLFAIPVTTYKPLILVLNIIVAGMAFYQFWRSGYFKWKLCRTFLITSIPCAFIGSKFPIHGNVYNILLGLALVLPIIKLLGITPDVKEEKKKVVVVPALIIGAVIGFLSGMLNIGGGIFLSPVLILLSWANAKEAAAASALFIVLNSLGGLLGNSTEITITSSSALWFLMAAAGGFTGSYWGSWRFPQITVRYLLTAVLAIASCKLIFFM
- a CDS encoding rubredoxin domain-containing protein, with the translated sequence MENKEIKKHQVKVNLPGGIVSVGDLLQILNILEESGIENVRFGTRQQLYFSADEDKLEDIEHGFFISDTEFEIDTDKQPNIISSYVTEDIFNNSNWLREGVYRDILDSFNYTPRLKINLADNSQTLIPFFTGNLNFISSEIGNYWYLYIRFPRTNIIYCWSSLIYSEDIGTLSKLVEDAIFNNKNLFYDQVSIDGQLLENEVKLKGSILYQPLSAPLKLPDFQLPYYEGFNKYNDKYWLGIYRRNELFPVSFLKDLCAICAKTRIGQLYTTPWKSIIIKGVETDDKKLWNAVLDKNRINVRHASNELNWQSEDLCEYGLNLKRELITEFNKVDLRTFKLCFAVKTNPKSGLFGSVIIRKCTNSNEEEECKFDILHTTDFNPNSKNFTLYKSNILRASLAQELMQLCNNYYELQTLSEISSANNYYDSELVTEVEHVIVHQCNHCLTIYDEIWGDEANGILPGTSFSDLKEDYSCAMCGAPKSDIIPIHKESVLTV